Proteins co-encoded in one Papaver somniferum cultivar HN1 chromosome 5, ASM357369v1, whole genome shotgun sequence genomic window:
- the LOC113283122 gene encoding serine/threonine-protein kinase 19-like isoform X1, whose amino-acid sequence MISSANSGMEKISESTSRGKKLAREQEEDDNKTEPEISESDFETLSLEQNLTFSYTLIALRIMRAQFPVIDKVTVQPFILRSQLYSCVKDRTQVDREIESLKKEKKLRVFKLNTGQDDHGIMFTEDYLMQIGIVMRRIEAKKEDDVAVFDWFKNYVIDSKLDPSISHQELCLLLALGGKVKDAHITVLINAGLLTRQLVDSNMYWFAIPNIGSVLKSLLQGRKELLSFLSRRKYKEMLMAPLEMKRFRMSMLDTRFHLRDLIGSGHLKTFNTPTGLAVRISKD is encoded by the exons ATGATTAGTTCTGCGAACTCGGGAATGGAGAAGATTTCAGAATCGACGAGCCGCGGGAAGAAACTTGCAcgagaacaagaagaagatgataacaaAACAGAACCTGAAATCTCAGAATCAGATTTTGAAACCCTGTCTCTTG AGCAAAATCTTACCTTCAGTTATACGCTGATTGCTCTTCGAATAATGCGAGCTCAATTCCCCGTTATTGATAAG GTGACAGTTCAACCGTTCATTTTACGGTCTCAGCTCTATAGCTGTGTGAAAGATAGAACTCAAGTGGATAGGGAAATAGAG TCActgaagaaagagaaaaaattgCGAGTATTCAAGCTAAATACTGGGCAAGATGATCATGGTATTATGTTCACAGAGGACTATCTTATGCAG ataggAATTGTTATGAGAAGGATAGAAGCAAAAAAGGAAGATGATGTTGCGGTTTTTGATTGGTTCAAAAATTATGTTATTGATTCCAAGCTGGATCCTAGTATAAGCCATCAAGAGTTG TGTTTACTATTAGCTCTGGGTGGCAAGGTGAAGGATGCACACATAACAGTCTTGATCAATGCTGGCTTACTT ACCAGGCAGTTAGTTGATTCAAATATGTATTGGTTTGCGATCCCGAACATTGGTTCAGTGCTTAAGAGCCTCTTACAG GGAAGAAAAGAGCTCCTCTCGTTCTTAAGCCGCAGGAAGTACAAAGAGATGTTGATGGCTCCTTTGGAAATGAAGCGCTTCCGCATGTCTATGCTTGACACACGCTTTCATCTGCGGGATCTGATCGGCTCTGGTCACCTGAAAACCTTTAACACTCCTACCGGCTTGGCTGTTCGAATATCTAAGGATTAA
- the LOC113283122 gene encoding serine/threonine-protein kinase 19-like isoform X2 produces MISSANSGMEKISESTSRGKKLAREQEEDDNKTEPEISESDFETLSLEQNLTFSYTLIALRIMRAQFPVIDKVTVQPFILRSQLYSCVKDRTQVDREIESLKKEKKLRVFKLNTGQDDHGIMFTEDYLMQCLLLALGGKVKDAHITVLINAGLLTRQLVDSNMYWFAIPNIGSVLKSLLQGRKELLSFLSRRKYKEMLMAPLEMKRFRMSMLDTRFHLRDLIGSGHLKTFNTPTGLAVRISKD; encoded by the exons ATGATTAGTTCTGCGAACTCGGGAATGGAGAAGATTTCAGAATCGACGAGCCGCGGGAAGAAACTTGCAcgagaacaagaagaagatgataacaaAACAGAACCTGAAATCTCAGAATCAGATTTTGAAACCCTGTCTCTTG AGCAAAATCTTACCTTCAGTTATACGCTGATTGCTCTTCGAATAATGCGAGCTCAATTCCCCGTTATTGATAAG GTGACAGTTCAACCGTTCATTTTACGGTCTCAGCTCTATAGCTGTGTGAAAGATAGAACTCAAGTGGATAGGGAAATAGAG TCActgaagaaagagaaaaaattgCGAGTATTCAAGCTAAATACTGGGCAAGATGATCATGGTATTATGTTCACAGAGGACTATCTTATGCAG TGTTTACTATTAGCTCTGGGTGGCAAGGTGAAGGATGCACACATAACAGTCTTGATCAATGCTGGCTTACTT ACCAGGCAGTTAGTTGATTCAAATATGTATTGGTTTGCGATCCCGAACATTGGTTCAGTGCTTAAGAGCCTCTTACAG GGAAGAAAAGAGCTCCTCTCGTTCTTAAGCCGCAGGAAGTACAAAGAGATGTTGATGGCTCCTTTGGAAATGAAGCGCTTCCGCATGTCTATGCTTGACACACGCTTTCATCTGCGGGATCTGATCGGCTCTGGTCACCTGAAAACCTTTAACACTCCTACCGGCTTGGCTGTTCGAATATCTAAGGATTAA